The sequence below is a genomic window from Mycobacteroides abscessus ATCC 19977.
CGCGACGTGTCCCACGTCTATCACCTTGCCGGTATCGCATCGCCGAATTCGCGTCTCGGGCATAGGATCTGGCAGACAAACGTCCTAGGCAGCTATCACGTGGCCCGCGCCGCGCTGCGGCACGGTGTGCAGCGCGTGGTGCACGTGTCGTCCACCGCGGCCATCGGGTACCCGCCCAACGGTGTGGTGGCCGACGAAGACTTCGACCCATGCGATTCGGTGCTGGATAACGTGTACTCGGCGACCAAGCGTGCGGGTGAGCGGCTGATGCTGGACTTCGTCGAACGAGGTCTGGACGTGGTGGTGGTCAACCCCGCCGCCGTGTTCGCGCCGGGAGCGGGGCCCGCTCGCTCGTGGCAGGGGCTGCTGGTCGCGGCCCGCAAGGGCCTGTTGCGTGTCGTGCCTCCCGGCGGAACCGCGGTGTGCTCGGCTCGCGACTTCGTCGCGGGCATCACTACGGCGATGGCCAAGGGGGACAACGGGCGCCGGTACATCCTGAGCACCGCCAACCTCTCTTATCGGCAGATCGGGGAGCTGCTGGTGGCCGCGGTGGGGCGCCATCACCCGGTGCGGCCGGCGCCGATGGGGCTGTTCCGGACGGCGGGGCGGGGCAACCGGCTGCTGCGGGACCTCTCCGGGCGCTTCGACCCCGACGATGTGTTGGTTGCCGAGAACCTCGAATTGATGGCCCGCGAGTTGTATTACGCGCCCGACAGGGCAGTGCGAGAACTGGGCATACCCAAGGTCTCTACTCACGAATTGATAGCGGAGTTTGTGCGATGAGCAGCATGCGCGAAGATCAGCAGGGCAGGCTGACGGTCCAGCCACGGCAGGTGCAGGGCGGCTCCAAGGAGGCGCTGGGCATATCGATGGCCGACGCGCGAGCACTGGTGGCAGACCTCGCCGCCCGCCGCCAGTGGATCTATTGGCTTGATCTTGCCGCCTGTCTGGCGGTTGGATACACGGCCTTCCTGTTGTGCCCGGTCGAGAACCTGCTCTCGTTGCCGGCGGTGGCGTGCATTGTGGTGGCGGCGTTCGCTTTCTATCGCGCCGTGTTGTTCGTCCATGAGCTGGTGCACGCCGAGGACGACCTGCGCTGGTTCTCGGTGGTGTGGCACGCGGTGTGCGGAATACCTTTCCTGACACCGAAATTCACCTTTGAGTTTCATCATGAACACCATGCGTCGCGCACCTACGGCACGGCGGAGGACGGTGAATACGTCACCTATGCCAGTGAGCCGCGCTGGCGCATCATCGTGTTGCCGTTCAGCGCGCTGGGCGGGCCGCTGGCCTTCGTTTTCCGATTCTTGGTGCTGGCGCCGCTGAGCTGGCTGATCCCCGCGATACGGCCCATTGTGCTGACCCGGGCATCATCGTTGATGATCGATGCCGATTTTGAGCGGCCATTGCCGCCGTCGGGCACCCCACGCTCCTGGCTGGTGCAGGAAATTGCTTGTTTCGTGTACACCACAACGCTTTTGGTGCTGCTGCTGCTGGGCGCCTACTCGCCGTATCGGCTGGTGGAGGCGTATGCGGTGATCGCCCTGGCGCTGTTTGTCAACTGGCTACGGGTACTCGTGGCGCACCGGTACGAAGGTAAGAGCGAGCGCATGACCTTTCCCGAGCAGGTTCTCGATTCCATCGATCACCCGTCGGTGCCCGTCCTCGGCTCGCTGTGGGCACCGGTCGGCTTGCGTTTCCATGCGGTGCACCACTTCTTCCCTCAGCTGCCTTACCACCAACTGGGCGAGGCGCGCCGCCGGCTGATGGCGGCGATCCCGCCCGATGCCGGGTACCGGGCCACCGAAGACCGTTCACTCGCCTCATCGCTGCGGCGGCTGCTCGCCCACCCGCGAAAGGAGGCGGTATGACCGTCAGTCAATTCACATCCACCGCAAGAGAGTCCGCGGCCGCGACGTACTCACGACGTTTGCCGATCCGGCCCGTCGAGGCGCGGGGCGCCCGGGTGCGTGCCGAGGACGGCCGCTGGTACGTCGACTGCCTGGCCGCGGCCGGTGCCATGTCGCTGGGCTGGAATCACCCGGCCGTCAACGAGGCGGTCATGAAGACGGTTTCGTCCGGTGAGCCGCTGTTGTCACTGGACTTTCACACCCCGTCCCGCGACCGGTTCGTCGAGGAGCTGCTGTCCATCCTGCCGGTCAGGCTTGCCACGGACGCCAGCATCCATCTGTGCTCGCCCAGCGGAGCCAGTGCGGTGGAGGCAGCGTTGATGCTCGCCGAGATCGCCACCGGTGGCCGCGAACACATTGGTGTGCAAGGTGGTTTTCATGGATGCACCCGAGCAGCGCGTGCCGCCAGTTCCGGGGGCGGGCTGCGCAGGCAGCCGGTGGTGCTCTCCCCACAGGCGAGCTTCCTGCCGTACCCACAGGAGTACCGCAGCCCTTTCGGGGTGAGCGGTGAACGCGGCGTCGAGTTGGCGATCGCAGCGGCCGAGGCGGTTGCCCGCCCACACAGCGGCGTCACCGCACCGGCCTCATTGATCGCCGAGTTCGTTCTGGGCGAGGGCGGCGTGATACCGGCGCCCGCGCGGTGGGGCCAGGCGCTGCGCCGCACGGCGTCGACGCTGGGAGTGCCTCTCATTGCCGACGAGGTACAGGCGGGCATGTACCGCACCGGCCCGGCATGGGCATTCCAGCACAGCGGTATCGAACCCGACATGATGGTGATCTCCAAGGGACTCGGGTCTGGTATCCCCATCGCAGTCCTGGTGGTCCGCAAGGAATTCGACGTCTGGGAACCCGGTG
It includes:
- a CDS encoding NAD-dependent epimerase/dehydratase family protein; translated protein: MSGRTLVTGATGYLGSTLVASLVQAGERVTVLMNPHEPAVLPGELRPHVETAYADIADARAVDDVMRDVSHVYHLAGIASPNSRLGHRIWQTNVLGSYHVARAALRHGVQRVVHVSSTAAIGYPPNGVVADEDFDPCDSVLDNVYSATKRAGERLMLDFVERGLDVVVVNPAAVFAPGAGPARSWQGLLVAARKGLLRVVPPGGTAVCSARDFVAGITTAMAKGDNGRRYILSTANLSYRQIGELLVAAVGRHHPVRPAPMGLFRTAGRGNRLLRDLSGRFDPDDVLVAENLELMARELYYAPDRAVRELGIPKVSTHELIAEFVR
- a CDS encoding fatty acid desaturase family protein, coding for MSSMREDQQGRLTVQPRQVQGGSKEALGISMADARALVADLAARRQWIYWLDLAACLAVGYTAFLLCPVENLLSLPAVACIVVAAFAFYRAVLFVHELVHAEDDLRWFSVVWHAVCGIPFLTPKFTFEFHHEHHASRTYGTAEDGEYVTYASEPRWRIIVLPFSALGGPLAFVFRFLVLAPLSWLIPAIRPIVLTRASSLMIDADFERPLPPSGTPRSWLVQEIACFVYTTTLLVLLLLGAYSPYRLVEAYAVIALALFVNWLRVLVAHRYEGKSERMTFPEQVLDSIDHPSVPVLGSLWAPVGLRFHAVHHFFPQLPYHQLGEARRRLMAAIPPDAGYRATEDRSLASSLRRLLAHPRKEAV
- a CDS encoding aminotransferase class III-fold pyridoxal phosphate-dependent enzyme, with protein sequence MTVSQFTSTARESAAATYSRRLPIRPVEARGARVRAEDGRWYVDCLAAAGAMSLGWNHPAVNEAVMKTVSSGEPLLSLDFHTPSRDRFVEELLSILPVRLATDASIHLCSPSGASAVEAALMLAEIATGGREHIGVQGGFHGCTRAARAASSGGGLRRQPVVLSPQASFLPYPQEYRSPFGVSGERGVELAIAAAEAVARPHSGVTAPASLIAEFVLGEGGVIPAPARWGQALRRTASTLGVPLIADEVQAGMYRTGPAWAFQHSGIEPDMMVISKGLGSGIPIAVLVVRKEFDVWEPGAFTGTFRGNAMAFAAASAVIRFARENGLRGQVTARGKIFLDGLNAVASDSALVGDVRGVGLMLGVEIVDPDMPWPDDAGAPAPELAARIQQACLQHGLIVETGGQYGNVVRFLPPLTIDEPDIAAALNAFDAALSAVERTR